From the genome of Anopheles funestus chromosome 2RL, idAnoFuneDA-416_04, whole genome shotgun sequence:
CGACATTGGACAAAACGTAGGATTCAATATTTGCAATACTTCAAGTGAACCACTAAACGCGTTGTCATATTGTCTAAATCTTAGCTTTTCGGTGGGTATAGCTCCACAACAATATGTATTAATttagaacaaaaaagtaaagaatttctaaaaataaataacaaatcaaGGAAACAAACCGAATCATTCTACGAAATGATTCTGCGCTTGAACGCAGACAACACCGATAACAATCTGGCgagtaaataataatataatgcaTAAAATTCGTTTAGAACATTTCGCTTCTTTCTACAGTTTCTTTGTTCGTTTCGTgtgtccattttccatttagaaaaaagttagcTAATTCATTCATCTTTCTACaatgcaaattatttaaatggaGTTGCCTTACGGATGGTAGCCGTAATCATGCGCACACTTACACACCCATGGCAATGTAGTAACCGATCGTTCATAAATTCATTTCAGGGTGTTATACTCTGCGAGATGAAAATGGAACGATATTCTTAATGTGCGATCGATTGGTTAttatcaacagcagcaccgtTCTATTCGGCCCGTTATTACCGGTTGTATCGCTTGTTCTTAGGGGGGAAGACATTTGTGAAgcaattgttgtttttcaaactGTATTATGATGTCCCGGAAGGAGTTTTGAGAGTTGCCTCTCCTCCTACGCTCATTGGGTTACATATAAACAGATTCAAAATATGCGTTGCTAAacgaaaatattacaaataattaaataccAATACAATTAAATATACGCACGCGTGTAGATACACTAAACAAACCTACGGATAATCTAACAAAGTTGCCGTTGTAGCGACCTCTTGGGTGCCTATCTTTTGGTAAGATTAAATACAGGTATAAGGAAAATTTGTTGGCCAATATTTTCCGCTATctcacacccacacacacagactcGCCGATCTACACCACTTTTTCAATGCTTTAACGTTTGCAATAAGGGTTGTTacttaacataaaacattaaacagtTTCACACTTAcaagttaaaacaaaacaatcatttaaaaaaccaGTACAAAGGTCCGTCCATCTAACATACTCATCTCATCCGACGATTTCTAGTGTGTTATGCTTATTGTGGTGATACTTTAGACGATTCCACTAAAAACTACAAAATACCCTTTTGAAGGAATGATTTTCCTAGCTTTTGTATGCTAGCCTACCGGTCGTACTTGGTATGTTCCGTTCGCTAATGCGCAAAGCGGAAGGGatagaaatattttcactttttgtaGTTGCGTACGATGGAAGCAAATGTTAATgtatgcgcgtgtgtgtgctgttcTATTGGCTTTCCCCTAAGATATTACTAGCCTCTATCTGTGGTTGGTCGTTTCGAAAACAAGTCGCTTTCTTACCGGATGAGCAGATACCACCCGCCGATGCATTTAACCCTTCCGGAGCCTTCTACTGGCTGACAGTCGCAGTTGCCGGTTGGGCAGCGAGCCCGCTGGAGCTGGATGAGACCGAACCGGTCGGTGAGTTGGCACCCGATGAGGACGAAGATTTTTCTTGAAACTCTTTCTTAATGCTAATCGTCCCGACCGTGCCACTGCCGGCTGTTCCTGTTGTGGTTGCAGCCGCCGGCGAGGCTTGACCACTCCCGGGAAAGGGATACACGATGCGAATACCGCCGCTACTACTGCCACTACTGTTCGAGCCCAGCTTCGGCTGCAGTCCAACCGCATTGATGATCGAAGCAGTTGTCACGGAGCTTCCCCCACCACCGTTCGTCGACTCGTTCCTTCCGCCGAGCAGCGTTGCGCTAAAGGATTCCTCACCGCGCGAATTGCTTCCACCGCCGCTGGCTGGTGACGTGCCCCCGGGTCCAATTCCCGTCGTCTGTTGTTGGGCGTACTCCTGCTTATGGATGATCTTCACGTGCGCCGTCATATTGTCCTTGCGCGTGAACTCTTTCAGACAGAATGGGCACGGATACACCTTTACGTTACGCTTGTGGGAGGTCACATAATGCCGGCAGAAGTTGCTAATGTGCGTGTACACACGGGCACACACCTTGCACCGGTACACGTGGTCACCCTCTTTGGTACAGAAATCACGCACACTGCCCTCGGTATCGTCAATCACGGCGTACTTGTGCGTTCGTGAACCGCTATCGTTCCCACTGCTGCCACCGCCCTTTACGGATGGTGAATTCGAGTTGGACCGCGGGCTCGACGAACGGAGCACACTGCTCGAAAACATATCGTACACCTCGGACCCGATGCCCGACAGGCACAGCGAAGATCCGCCACCGCTAGCGTTCGTGGTTGAGATCAAATTTTCGTTCAGATTGTTGTTCAGATTGTTGAGGATCGTTTGCGTGGTGGTCATGCCGTTCGGTTTCTTTGGTGCCAGCAGTCGTGTCCGTTTGTGCAGCTTCACCGTGGATTTGTTGTTTGATCCGCCGAGAAAGCTGCCCGCGGATGTCGTTAGCGGTGCTAGTTTCGGCAATTGCAAAGCCTTCGTCGGTACAACCGAGATCTGTGGCATACGAGTGGTGCTTGTTCCGGCCAACTTTAGACCTGGTTTCGGTTGCAAGGGCGGAAGGTAGCTGTTGCTATTCATGGTTGTATCGACTGCTCCACTGTCCGTACGGGGATCGAATTTAAACTCAACCGGTTCATCGTACTCATCCAACAATAGCTGTGGCTCCATTAGGCTTGAGTTCAGCTCCCGCTCCTCATACTGATCGTCCTCAATATCGTCGTCTTCTTCGCCGCCCGTTTCATCCATCTTGTTGCATTTTTCATCATCCACAAAAGAATCTTTTGAAtctataaaaaagtaaaaaagataCATAAGATTGTAGGttagaaaaattgacaaaGTACTAACAGACAACCATAAAAGGGATTGTGGTTCggggaaaaaatacacatcaCACGGAAGTAAAGAGAAAAGGGAAGTATGTAACGCTACTTCCCACCGGGGAatggttttacattttcccaaaacTCTTCATGTAACAATCGCCACATCAAAATGCAGGAAAGTGTTGTATAGTTTTTTTAGATAGTGAATGAGTCATGACATGTACACAGAGAttgttaatataaaattaatatctaACTAAACATATCCAATTTCCCAAGCCGCTTTAGCTTTCAATGacaatgatttaatttaagaGGAGTTGTTTTCGTGGTTCCTTTACCTCGGGTGTAATAAAACGTGCTTTCTTATGTGTGTAAAAAGTGTGAATTTTCCTTGCAATTTGCTAAgcattaatataaaacaattttccaatgtAAATCCATAAATCAATACTAAAAGTTATGATACAGAAGgagataaagaaaagaaaaggactGGAGGTggcataaataaatgaaaaggaaagcgCAGCAAAACAGCGAATGTAAAACAAACGTGATTAAATGATAGCGCATGATTTTATGAAGGTGCAGAAACGGTAGGGCAGTAAGCACAGAATATGCCGC
Proteins encoded in this window:
- the LOC125762764 gene encoding protein tramtrack, beta isoform isoform X1 yields the protein MSSQRFCLRWNNHQTNLLAVFDQLLHDETFIDVTLAVEGQHLKAHKMVLSACSPYFQQLFVSHPEKHPIVILRDVPFKDMKCLLDFMYRGEVSVDQDRLAAFLRVAESLRIKGLTEVSDDKPNAPTGTTTTTSTAPSSASGAVQTSGAVATNKVSSATAQKTTTGESITHVEDDDEDRSSPASNSISVASSVVTPSGQVQTGSGHLKQLPPLLSSTGIVTRSHSNSLLQQHHQGGSNAMQTNPLLGTALSQQKRKRGRPRKLSGSDAGEGETEGGNFIGGGAGEEYDSSSMDIMDVKIASSGASNSGDDDQQLRIVSSRTEDCDTPMHEKSEQMDEDDDEEMDDEADELVDDDELETGTGDDPRGTTPSLDESMEVTTGSTNNAANNANSNRSGRQHQRHGGNSSAQAKPSRASKRSRTTTSSNLRNSENSNMSDSKDSFVDDEKCNKMDETGGEEDDDIEDDQYEERELNSSLMEPQLLLDEYDEPVEFKFDPRTDSGAVDTTMNSNSYLPPLQPKPGLKLAGTSTTRMPQISVVPTKALQLPKLAPLTTSAGSFLGGSNNKSTVKLHKRTRLLAPKKPNGMTTTQTILNNLNNNLNENLISTTNASGGGSSLCLSGIGSEVYDMFSSSVLRSSSPRSNSNSPSVKGGGSSGNDSGSRTHKYAVIDDTEGSVRDFCTKEGDHVYRCKVCARVYTHISNFCRHYVTSHKRNVKVYPCPFCLKEFTRKDNMTAHVKIIHKQEYAQQQTTGIGPGGTSPASGGGSNSRGEESFSATLLGGRNESTNGGGGSSVTTASIINAVGLQPKLGSNSSGSSSGGIRIVYPFPGSGQASPAAATTTGTAGSGTVGTISIKKEFQEKSSSSSGANSPTGSVSSSSSGLAAQPATATVSQ